In Nymphaea colorata isolate Beijing-Zhang1983 chromosome 10, ASM883128v2, whole genome shotgun sequence, the genomic stretch TAGATGCTTTTATCTGTTAATAGTAACCGTGgggccaatttttttttttttgttttttttttggtgaactACTGCAAAAATTATTTATTGGCCATGGGACACTGACTCAGGCCTCATAAGACTGCCCCGGTCCACTCAAATGTAActctaaattaaattaaagtttGAGAGTGCTGTCCATTGGCCCTGAGACAATGACCCAGCCTCCCAAGGCTGCCCCATATAACTGAAGCAAGGTCCACTCAAATCCATAATGGCTCCATTCCATGATGAAGTGttgtttatttttatgattttcatatTAGATTGGATCTGTTGATAACTATTCCTTGCACTATAAGAAGCTAACATTATTAAGGGGTGATTTGGCAGCTACAtcattttaaaagtattttaagAATATACAGAAAGATTGAGACAGGTTCATGGAACATTTGTTCAAGTATTTTAATCTTGTTTCAATCTTGGGCATATTGATAGAACACTCTGTCTAGCTATCAAATGACCCTTTTTTGTGATCTGAAATTGATTAGCGAATAAAAACAGAATTAGGAAAATCCAGACCTTTGAGGCCTTGCTCAAAGAGACAACCTTCTTTCGTTCTATTTTCGTCACAGTTTTATTTGTTATAATTTTACTTTTagtaaacatatatatttattataattataatatatttattgtaaTTACGTTATatttatattacatatatatgttttattatAATCAAGACCAGGCTTGGGCCACGGGTACTGGCCACCGGCCAGTCTGATGCCAACCTATGGTTTTGGGTGTCACCCAATGTCATAACGCATAAGTATAGTTTGTTTCTTCCAAAAACTGAGAAAAGCCAAATCTTAATAAAATCCAACTTAAAaaacgactttttttttttttttagccaaACGCTCCGTAGAGAGGCTGGATTAAAAATCGACGCTTTCACTCTTccaaaaaaagtttagaaagaaaaatctgatcATACGAAAGGGAATCTAATTATACGAAGCCATCCGAAGATCCACGTACACGGCCTGTCGATGGCATGTTCTATCCCTGgaaaacaaaaacgaaaaaaacaaacCAGGTGTCGTGTCCCTTTGTGCTTTCATattttccatcttttccttGTTCCTTCCTCTCCaggaaaacaatgaaagaaCATGAAGGTCTTGCAGATAATTTTCAATTGAAAGGGAACTCAACCGGCTTCCCTGTCCGTTTGGTTTCCGGCCAATACTGGCCTGAATCATGACTGACGTTTGGGCGGAATCCAGTTTTGGTTAGCCAGTACCAAATCCTaagaagcaaaaacaaaagaataaaaaaagtaaaaagggcGAATAAGAACAACTACGGGTAAGAAACACGAGCACATGGGCTCTAATATTTGAAAGATTGTGGATCTGTATCTTACTGTGAAGATCTGATCCTAATCCAAGAAAATCTTGTGGATTTCAGTTCTACTGTCTCGGATAATTCCCAACACTGAAAATGGACCgttatttctttcttgctttttattttggtGCGAAAGAAATTTAGTAACGGTCTGACGTTGGTAGGGATTCGGGATGCCAATTAACTGAACTGATCCAAAATCAACTCCAAGTAGCTGTATCAATgaatcaaaaagaaagaaaaatcgaCTATTAATCAGTATGTTGATTTGGTTGGTGTCACCACCTGAATCTGGCGAATATCCAGATCCAGAAGGTGCTTTTGGTGAGTATTTGGATCTGACGTTTGCTTTTCAGTAAAATACTGAAACAACATCTGAACTCGACCAGCTGTATGATTGGTTGGACGTGGTCGTGTTACAGCTCCTCCCTATTCAAGCCATTTACGTAATGTGGACATCAAACCAGCAAACAAAGGCAATTCCAACAATTTCAATTCGATAAGCCAACGACCTTTTCCAAATGTTTAGATATCTCAGAATCAAGCTTTGTTCATGTCCATTTCGTATTCGAATCTTGAATTAGGCGTCAAACCAAAGCCCAAATGGACTGAAAATCTATATTCGTTTTTGGTGTGCGATCCATACCCGAGACGTTGACAATAACGTAAACGCAAGTCAGTGTTGCCATGGAGAAAAGGGGAGGCGTGTGTGGTACCTAAGTAATTTAACGGTAATGTGGGGTCGTCTACGTAAGAAGGAGCCTATTTAATCCCCGCTGCACTTGGCCATGTTGGCAGCGAAGACAAAATCTACAGCTGCAAGTTTAAAGAGACCCGCGCTTTCTGTAGACGCCACCGGAAAAATTTGCCGGGGGAGGTCGCGCCGTAGAGGTACAAAAAGGGGGCTTACTTTATCCGGCAAAGATGCTAGCGTGCATCGACCGAGTCCCTCAGATGGACAACCACGAAGCAGAGGCGGATCCCTCGCCGCCCCCGCCCAACGAGGTTGGCGGCGGGGGCGACGTCGGTCTGACGTTGGAGCTAGACGACGGCGAAGACGACGAGGCTCTGGAGAACCTTCGGCGGATGAAATTGGAGGGGAAGATCGATTTCTCAGCTGTCGCCTGCTGTGGCCAGGCATCGAGCGACTTTGGGGGGATGAGGCGGAACCGGCCGCTGGCGGTCGTGGCACCGGCAACAGTTGAGGACGTTGTCCGGGTGGTGAGGTGTGCGGAGAGTTGCCGGAGCCTGACGGTGGCGGCGAGGGGGAACGGACACTCGATTAACGGTCAGGCGCAGGCGGAGGGGGGCGTGGTGGTAGAGATGTCGTCGTTGAGAAGGCCGGCGGCGGGGCCAGTAGTAAGTGGAGGAACGGTGGAAGTCGGGGGAGGGGAGTTGTGGGAGGAGGTGCTGATGAATTGCCTGGAGAGGGGGGTGGCACCGAGGTCGTGGACGGATTACTTGGGGCTGACGGTCGGGGGAACGCTGAGCGTGGGAGGGGTTAGCGGGCAGAGCTTCAAGTATGGGCCGCAGATATGCAACGTTGCAGAGGTTGAGGTGGTGACAGGGAAGGGGGAAATCAAGGTGTGCTCCATGGAGGAGAGCAAGGATCTTTTCTATGGGGTGCTTGGAGGGATGGGCCAGTTTGGTATCATCACCAGAGCTCGTGTCCTCGTCCAGACTGCTCCAAGAATGGTGCTTTGtctgcaactctctctctctctctctctctctctctcaatttgaATAGTTTGAATGAGGCGGTTTCCTTTCATTGACTTCAGAAACGGCGTTCTGAGAGTTTCATCTTCTTTCACTGCCTTCCAAAACGGGGTTCTCTCTGTCTGCCTCTCTATGTGATCGATACATaacactttatttctttctatgCCCTCAAGCGATGATAGAGCTCATAATTTTTGCCAGGATAATGACTTCGGgtcttcttttttattgaatatttatCTCCTCTGCCAAAAGGCCTTTTCTGGTTTCCTTCGGTAGTTCTTAGGCAGACAAAGTCCCTGAAGTCTGCTGCATTATGAGTCTCCCATTGTGAGCATTGATGACAGCGGCTGAACTTGAACCTTTCTCTGCTTCCAACAGGCCATTTTCATCCAATATCAGTCCTCGTCCTTCTcacctttttctaattttcttccttttcgttAACCTTTGGTACACCTATTATATTATTGGTTCTATCCTACAAAGAGTGGACGTCCGtgtatactctctctctctctcgccagTCGCCAGGGTGGGGTTGGGGTCCCCTTCTCAATAATTCTCTTACCCTCTTTTCCATCCAACGCATGTTGTTGTAATTTGCTTTCTTTGATTGGGCTCCACCCGTTCTTCACACTTTGTCTTACTCCCTTTTCAATCCTGCTATTAATAAATGCCTTTCTCTACTTTTTTCGTTTGTTGAGCTCGGCCTCTGCTTTTATTTGTTGAGAACTAATGGTCTTCTTGGGAACTAATAGTCTTCCTCTCACAAAGGTGCGATGGGTGAGATTGGTGTACGCTGATTTTGATGAGTTTTCCAGCGACCAAGAATCTCTGATCGATTCCTCAGTCTGTGATTCGTTGGATTACCTGGAGGGCTTCGTTTTCACCAACAGCGACGACCCTCTCAATGGCTGCCCAACCGTCCCGCTGGCTCCCCACCAGACCTTCGACCAGAAATGCCTGCCTGAAGAAGCCGGCCCCGTTCTATATTGCCTTGAGCTCGCCTTTCACTTCAGAGAAAGCGATGACGCCGCATCCATGGAGAAGGTCAGGACCCCCTTCCCTCTtcttttcatcatcttcatagTTACTGAAAATAAGATTTTCAGGAGGAAGAAACTCCCAACTTTTGTCCAGGATGAAAAACTCTCTTCCAGATTGTTGCTTATCTAGCTAGAAATTCGCcgccttcacttttttttttatcgattgTACTTGTACTTCTCATTTACTTCTGTTGTCTTCTTACTTAATTTAGACATTCAACCAGCAATTGACGCGCCTCGGTTTTACCTCAAGAGCTGCGTTATATCTCAAAGCGCAAAGATTTGCTTAATATGGACGTTCGCTTTTACGAGTAAACATTTCTCTTCTGCTTCAAAGCACGCATCCTTTTACACTCTTCCCCTGCTCACCGTCTTCTTTGAATCTATTCTTATGCATAACTATGCATCCACTGCTTTTCCGttctttttgagagagagagagagagagagagagggatgtaGTGTGGTGTTGTGTGCAGGGAGATTTTGCACGGTAGATCTTGGCACGGATTTCGTCTGATTGGTACGGCACGTAAATTTTCCGTGGACTTTTTTACCAAAATATTTCGAGGACGGGATCcctcccgctctctctctctgcaactGAAGCGAGGGTCGGCTTTACACCTTTTTGGGGAAGTGAAGGtggtcccccccccccccaattgGGTTTGCCACCTCAGCAGATGCCTTTTCTAGGTTACATTCGCTCGCTTGTCCCCAGCTTTGTCTCAGAAGGACCAACGTATCCCCGTCCTCTCTCAACGGGATCCATATGGTCGTTTTCTCGATATATTTATTCTTTGAACTTTTTCTAGTGGGGATATACTATTTAATTTGCTTACACTTGATTTCCGGCAGCAGAACAGCAGACGAGAAAAAGTTCCATcacatttatttgtttaaatttctttcttgttatttaattattttctctcCGCTTTCTTAGTCAGTTCGGTGAGAAGCGATGTCGTTATCCAGCTAGTTGgcaaaataaagagaaaaataaaagaagataaaTAGGGAAACGGAGGTTCTTTTTCAAAAGAGCAGGGGTTACTTTACAGTAGTATATTATCCCGAGGTTGATTGACAGAGGAGGCCTCAAGGGTTGGCACGTTCTTTTGTTTTGAACGGCCAAATTTTTGCCCTCTATTCCCTACTTTTTGAACCGATCTTTGTTATTTATGTTGAGATTGCTGAACAGGCCTGATATTGGTTTGGGGTGGGGGTTACAGAGGGTAGGGGCCACGGTGGAGGGGCTGAGGTACCGGCGAGCTCTGAGGTTCGAGTGGGACGTGGGGTACGTGGAATTCCTGCAGAGGGTGAAGCGGAAGGAGGAGGCAGCCAGAGCCAGCGGTTCGTGGGACTCACCTCACCCATGGATGAACATATTAGTGGGGAAGCGCAACATCCGGGAGTTTGACCGAAAGGTGTTCCGCGACATCCTCCGTCAAGGAATCGACGGCCCCTTGCTGGTTTACCCATTAAACAAGAACAAgtacctttctttctctctctctttctgtctctctctctctctctctctctctctatatatatatatatatatatatatatatatatatatatatatatgttaagcAACTGACAGTAGCAAATATACTTTTTTAGGACAACTTTTAACAATACATGATAAATTAATATCGTTCGATCATAAAAATAGctggctgatatatatatatatataaaagctgaAATCCTCCGGCAGTTTGGAGCCCAATGGCCAGAGGAACCAATAACCTTATAACCCTACGTGTAATGACTAATCCCCACTCATGGCTTTTTGggcgaaaaagaaaaaggaagtaAAGCATAATTATTACTATTTTAGTGGGGGATATTtcgtttttatatataaatatatagtcAGTTGTGTCGTCTACGGTTTTGTGTCCACTCTCGCTTTATGCTTGTTCAAAAGTTGAATATTAGTTTGTTCTAATCTCTTGAAACAGAGCAAGATCAGATCATAATAACAATATTTTGGATCAAATGTTGGTTGCTTAGAGCTTTGGAGCAATGTTTGTTATGTAACAAGCACTGAGCATCAAAGTATGACGAGTGAATTTAAATGACAAGGTGCATAACCTGGTCTCGGAAAGACGGCATTTAGCTCactttttagtttcatttaccATCAAGTCAAACACGGGTATTTATGTAAAAGTATGGTCAAAGATTGATTAGTGCTCCCATGTTTGGTCCATTCGGTTATGTTACCGGGGTTCAGTGGATTTTTACGTCATAGGTCATCGGGTCTGGGACTTTGGAACTATTGCTCGAAATTAAAAAGTTTACCATAGGGCTTTACTTTTCACAGTTGGtaactttttattgttttacaaTACCAAGTTGCTTGCTGTCTCGGGCGACTTCAGGAGTGGCAGAAGCATTTAATTGATGGTGGGCCGGGTGGTGGATCCCCCACATTCATTCTTGCTGTTCTCGTCAGCTTCGATCCTTTCCCACCTTGGCCTTGAGACATTTATTTTATCTAACTTTCCcattgttttacttttatattcTGTTTATGGGCAATTCTATTGGTATCTTTTTTTGTGTTCTATTATGTGCGAATCCTCCGGCATGCTTGCACTGCGTGGTTTTTGAGGGAGAAACCAAACATGTGCTCTTTCATTAgttttttaaggaaaaatgCACTTTTTAGACCATAAAGTTCGATCGTTTTTTAATTGATTGAGTTTTATTTCAACCATTTTTTAATGTATTAAGTTTTTCGttttagttatttttgtataatttacattatttttaaaaacgatttttaacattttttggcTGATTGACTACCGAGAAGAATCGGCCAATCCATCCAATCGGCAGCCTTGAGGATTGATTTCTAAACATGTTTCAACGTCACTTGGTTGAGATGATGGTTGTGAAAGGGAAAAGTGGAAAAGTagggtaaaaataaaaaaaatgaaaagtgagaaaagaaaagtttgcaaagccaagctttatatatatatatatatatatatatatatatatattgctggTGTAGACAATTGCTGTATCAACCATCAAAATTTACTTTACTTACACATACAAACTTAAtgaatttttactttttacatcgaaatgtttttaaatttttactttttacataTAATGGCAAGTCTCCAACGAGACTTgccatttcatatatatatatatatatatatatatataaagtgggTGATCTATTTAGAGTTAACTAACCATTTAACTAAGACCATTCATCTAAAgcggttgaaagaaaaataaaatacaaactaatattaataacaaaaatgcttacatttttttcttattattttttcttaatcgCATATAAAATTGGATTGAACGATACAAATCATATGGTTAGGCCACTCTAAAGTGTTAAAGTCATCATTCAACTTTCTTATTAATAAATGGTTGTTTGGATTTAGTGTCGGTTTGACATAATGGATGCTTGGTTTGTGCTGCCATTGAGATACATGTAAAACAAAAAACGCATGGGATGCTTTCTATGGTTGAAAAGCTTTGGTTGGTTCTTACGGTTCATCTCTCGGAGGTGATCTTTTATCGTGTGCAATTTTTGTGGTTTCAAGATGAGGCTTTCGGAATAAACAATCTGACGCGAACATTTTATGGTTTGATTGTTCATTTTTATCTCCGAAAATGGTGAAACTTTTGTTCGATGAGGGTTAGAATCTTTTACTCAGCTTTTCAAGTTAATAGCAAGGAAACATACAAACAAggtgaaattttttcttcttaaaaatttCCGCTTCCAAGGtatgtttgaaaaaataaaaacttcacTACCATTTCTTCCTGTGCAAATACTTTCTGAGTTATGATTTATCTCCCTTTTTATTGATTGGGAATAGATGGGATGTGCGAATGTCGGCAGCCTTGCCGGAAgatgaaatcttttatttggTGGCTCTGTTGCGGTTCATCCGTCCAGGGGGGCCGTCGGTAGACTCCATGTTAGCTCAGAACCAGGAGATCCTCCATTGGTGCATCTCAGAAAACTACGACTTCAAACTCTACATTCCTCATTATACGGCGGAGGAGCAGTGGATGTCGCACTTCGGAAAATACTGGGCCACGTTCAAGAATAAGAAAGCCATGTTTGATCCAAAGGCTATTCTTGCTCCAGGGCAGTTCATTTTCAGCAGGAAACGTTTTCCCACTCTGCTGGCCAACACTAAGATCCGTGAATGATCATGAAAAGGAAGATGGTGAGATTTTCCAGCAAAGTGATGATTGGTCGATCTAAGAAGGGCGTTTCACTGCgcaggaaagagaaagaatgattgttattgctttttcttttttcactttctttaatttaaatGGTTGCGTCACCATTCCCAATAGGTGTATAAAGGATGCCAAGTTCAAGAAATTTTTACCTTCTTCTTTGCATGCAtactgatcttttttttttttttttttttaactttttactcCCTGTCGTCTGTGGCTTGCCGTACAGAGTTTTGTTGTTACTCCATTCGGGAAAGGGGTAAGAGAATCTTGCTAGTGGCGGGAAACGAACAGAGGAAAAGTAAAAGTGTTGGTATCTTCCTACTAAGTAGGCTTCTGCATCAAACCCAATATTGATCAGTTCCCAAGAAAAGTAGAAGGGTGGAGACTCTGATCAAATCCGTTGCTGTCCACATACAAGGATGCATGATATGTTTCAGGGCTTTTTTGTCATAACAC encodes the following:
- the LOC116262722 gene encoding cytokinin dehydrogenase 7; this encodes MLACIDRVPQMDNHEAEADPSPPPPNEVGGGGDVGLTLELDDGEDDEALENLRRMKLEGKIDFSAVACCGQASSDFGGMRRNRPLAVVAPATVEDVVRVVRCAESCRSLTVAARGNGHSINGQAQAEGGVVVEMSSLRRPAAGPVVSGGTVEVGGGELWEEVLMNCLERGVAPRSWTDYLGLTVGGTLSVGGVSGQSFKYGPQICNVAEVEVVTGKGEIKVCSMEESKDLFYGVLGGMGQFGIITRARVLVQTAPRMVRWVRLVYADFDEFSSDQESLIDSSVCDSLDYLEGFVFTNSDDPLNGCPTVPLAPHQTFDQKCLPEEAGPVLYCLELAFHFRESDDAASMEKRVGATVEGLRYRRALRFEWDVGYVEFLQRVKRKEEAARASGSWDSPHPWMNILVGKRNIREFDRKVFRDILRQGIDGPLLVYPLNKNKWDVRMSAALPEDEIFYLVALLRFIRPGGPSVDSMLAQNQEILHWCISENYDFKLYIPHYTAEEQWMSHFGKYWATFKNKKAMFDPKAILAPGQFIFSRKRFPTLLANTKIRE